In Bacillus sp. KH172YL63, one genomic interval encodes:
- the sigK gene encoding RNA polymerase sporulation sigma factor SigK, which produces MSGVLTALGYFFKELIFLVSYVKNNAFPQPLSSGDERKYLRLMAEGDEHARNMLIEHNLRLVAHIVKKFENTGEDPEDLISIGTIGLIKAIESYSEGKGTKLATYAARCIENEILMHLRALKKTKKDVSLHDPIGQDKEGNEISLIDILKSESDDVIDTIQLSMELEKVRKYICVLDEREKEVIVGRFGLDLKEEKTQREIAKELGISRSYVSRIEKRALMKMFHEFYREEKEKRNMS; this is translated from the coding sequence ATGTCTGGAGTCCTAACGGCACTGGGGTATTTCTTTAAGGAGTTAATCTTTCTCGTTTCTTACGTTAAGAATAATGCGTTTCCCCAACCACTGTCTTCAGGAGACGAACGAAAATATTTGCGTTTGATGGCAGAAGGGGATGAGCACGCCCGGAATATGCTGATTGAACATAATCTCCGATTGGTGGCGCACATCGTCAAGAAATTTGAAAACACCGGCGAAGATCCAGAAGATTTGATTTCCATCGGGACGATCGGATTGATCAAAGCGATCGAAAGCTATTCGGAAGGCAAGGGGACAAAGCTTGCCACGTATGCGGCCAGATGTATCGAAAATGAAATCCTGATGCATCTTCGTGCCCTCAAAAAAACGAAAAAAGACGTTTCCCTGCACGACCCGATCGGACAGGATAAGGAAGGGAACGAAATCAGTTTGATCGATATCTTAAAATCGGAGAGCGATGATGTCATCGACACGATCCAATTAAGCATGGAGCTTGAGAAGGTCCGTAAATACATCTGTGTCCTTGATGAGCGGGAAAAGGAAGTCATTGTCGGTCGATTCGGCCTTGATCTAAAAGAGGAGAAAACCCAGCGGGAAATCGCCAAAGAGCTCGGGATCTCTAGAAGCTATGTTTCCCGTATTGAAAAACGGGCGCTCATGAAAATGTTCCATGAGTTTTATCGGGAAGAAAAAGAGAAGCGGAATATGTCGTAA
- a CDS encoding YrzI family small protein, whose protein sequence is MTLNLLFITVTFNKKQETFEEALHNETVSKCYEETKAKQQYMSQLF, encoded by the coding sequence ATGACACTGAATCTTTTATTCATTACCGTGACATTCAATAAAAAGCAGGAAACGTTTGAAGAAGCTTTACACAACGAAACGGTTTCTAAATGTTATGAAGAAACAAAAGCAAAGCAGCAATACATGTCACAATTATTTTAA
- a CDS encoding YrhC family protein, with protein MKNKRTIQHKVDDFKRYGFTLLALSVFMYLGVIIPSETVTPGKVATLMTGTTVMLGMSLLFFTKAIKYKKALQSADE; from the coding sequence GTGAAGAACAAAAGGACCATTCAACACAAAGTGGATGATTTCAAGCGATATGGTTTTACATTGCTTGCATTAAGCGTCTTTATGTATTTAGGGGTCATTATACCGTCAGAAACGGTCACACCTGGAAAAGTGGCCACGCTCATGACAGGAACGACCGTGATGCTCGGAATGTCACTGCTATTTTTCACAAAGGCGATCAAATATAAAAAAGCACTGCAATCTGCAGATGAATAG
- a CDS encoding bifunctional cystathionine gamma-lyase/homocysteine desulfhydrase, with protein MKKKTQLIHGGIPTDPQTGAVSTPIYQVSTYKQDEVGKHKGFEYSRSGNPTRHALEELIKDLEGGEKGFAFGSGMAAITAVMMMFSSGDHIVMTDDVYGGTYRVMTKVLNRIGIESTFVDSSDISKIEEAIQPNTKAVYIETPTNPLLKITDIEAAAALAKSRNLLTIVDNTFSTPYWQNPISLGADIVLHSATKYIGGHSDVVAGLVVVNSPELAEELFFVQNSTGGVLGPQDSWLLIRGIKTLGLRMEEHEENTKKIVEFLTNHPKVSKVYYPGLASHPNHEIAKKQAAGFGGMVSFDVGSEENADRLLTNTKYFTLAESLGAVESLISVPARMTHASIPADRRNELGITDGLVRISVGLEDAEDLIEDIGNALSK; from the coding sequence ATGAAAAAGAAAACACAATTAATCCACGGCGGTATTCCGACTGATCCCCAGACGGGTGCTGTTTCCACACCGATCTATCAGGTAAGCACATACAAGCAGGATGAAGTCGGAAAACATAAAGGCTTTGAATATTCACGCTCCGGAAATCCGACAAGGCATGCACTTGAAGAGCTTATCAAAGACCTTGAAGGCGGGGAGAAAGGCTTTGCCTTCGGTTCAGGCATGGCAGCCATTACGGCGGTTATGATGATGTTCAGCAGCGGAGATCATATCGTCATGACAGATGATGTATATGGCGGGACATACCGTGTCATGACAAAGGTGCTGAACCGTATCGGCATCGAATCCACATTCGTTGATTCAAGTGACATCAGTAAGATCGAAGAGGCGATCCAGCCGAATACAAAGGCTGTGTACATTGAAACACCGACCAATCCACTGTTGAAGATCACCGATATCGAAGCAGCGGCTGCACTGGCGAAGAGCCGGAATCTGTTGACAATCGTTGACAATACATTCAGCACACCGTATTGGCAAAACCCGATCAGCCTTGGAGCAGACATCGTCCTTCACAGCGCAACGAAGTATATCGGCGGTCACAGTGACGTAGTGGCAGGGCTTGTTGTAGTAAATTCCCCGGAGCTTGCCGAAGAGCTGTTCTTCGTTCAAAATTCAACGGGCGGCGTCTTAGGGCCGCAAGATTCATGGCTGTTGATCCGCGGGATTAAAACACTCGGCTTGCGGATGGAAGAGCACGAGGAAAACACGAAGAAAATCGTCGAGTTCCTTACAAATCACCCGAAAGTATCGAAGGTGTACTACCCTGGATTGGCATCCCACCCGAATCATGAGATTGCCAAAAAGCAGGCAGCCGGATTCGGCGGGATGGTATCCTTTGATGTCGGAAGCGAAGAAAATGCAGACCGTCTTCTGACGAACACGAAATACTTCACGCTCGCAGAAAGTTTAGGGGCTGTAGAAAGTTTGATTTCGGTACCTGCCCGCATGACACATGCATCAATCCCTGCAGACCGCAGGAATGAACTCGGCATCACAGACGGACTGGTCCGCATTTCAGTCGGTCTTGAAGATGCGGAAGACCTGATCGAAGATATCGGGAACGCCCTTTCCAAGTAA
- the cysK gene encoding cysteine synthase A, translated as MDIYKSVHDLIGNTPIVELTHFPLKNDVRLFAKLEFFNPGGSVKDRLGLELVRDAEESGKIKPGGTFIEPTAGNTGIGLALACIKSGYSVIFCIPEKFSIEKQELMKALGAKIVHTPTGEGMKGAIRKAEELVEEIPNAYSPQQFGNEANPLTYYKTLGPELWRQMDGKVDVFVAGAGTGGTFMGTARYLKEMSSQVKTVIVEPEGSILNGGESGPHKTEGIGMEFLPAYMDRDYFNSIHTVTDEDAFARVKELATGEGLLVGSSSGAALHAALLEAESAEPGSHIVTIFPDSSERYLSKKIYQGGI; from the coding sequence ATGGACATATACAAAAGTGTGCATGATCTTATAGGGAATACGCCGATCGTTGAATTGACGCATTTCCCGCTTAAAAACGATGTCCGTCTTTTTGCAAAGCTGGAGTTCTTTAATCCAGGCGGGAGCGTAAAGGACCGGCTCGGCTTGGAATTAGTAAGGGACGCTGAGGAAAGCGGAAAAATAAAGCCCGGTGGGACATTCATCGAGCCGACAGCAGGGAATACAGGTATTGGTCTGGCGCTCGCGTGTATCAAATCGGGCTACAGCGTGATCTTCTGTATACCTGAGAAATTCAGCATCGAAAAGCAGGAGCTCATGAAAGCACTGGGAGCGAAAATCGTCCATACTCCGACGGGAGAAGGGATGAAAGGTGCCATCAGAAAGGCGGAGGAACTGGTGGAGGAAATTCCTAACGCCTATTCACCGCAGCAATTTGGGAATGAAGCCAATCCACTTACGTACTACAAAACACTTGGGCCGGAACTCTGGAGACAGATGGACGGCAAGGTCGATGTGTTCGTGGCCGGCGCAGGTACAGGCGGGACGTTCATGGGAACGGCCAGGTATTTGAAAGAAATGAGCAGTCAAGTAAAGACCGTGATCGTCGAGCCGGAAGGATCTATTTTAAACGGGGGCGAATCAGGTCCCCATAAAACAGAAGGAATCGGCATGGAATTCCTGCCTGCCTACATGGATCGTGACTACTTCAACAGCATCCACACCGTCACGGACGAGGACGCCTTTGCAAGGGTAAAAGAGCTTGCGACAGGTGAAGGCCTGCTGGTAGGGAGTTCATCAGGGGCTGCCCTCCACGCGGCATTATTGGAAGCGGAAAGTGCTGAACCGGGAAGTCATATCGTCACGATTTTCCCTGATTCAAGTGAACGATACTTAAGTAAGAAAATATACCAAGGAGGAATTTAA